The following are encoded in a window of Geotrypetes seraphini chromosome 5, aGeoSer1.1, whole genome shotgun sequence genomic DNA:
- the LOC117360301 gene encoding olfactory receptor 1M1-like, producing MENATRNSRQEEPQILTTQFFRIQLAITSTSFFLDMLISLPLLCTIAKRKELSCQLKYILLVHLLISGGLLLFIMAMYSFIRVSCSAVSATVMCLLYLAFMEGSIVVQVCVIATIAVDRCVAIRWPLRYEAIFSSRVKKAIVISIWTFACLLSMTGFIVAVFVVDTGISIKDCNLHILTYKQIVPVGLKITATLFEIVLIPGSLLCIICCFVVICCDIRYSKTASLRTSHARVTILLQGLHVTLYFVPLLGNAYLYSCVKWKDTFQLINLALASLGLCMVPLIYGYRSQALQLRLWHRLPTFHYKIWPRI from the coding sequence ATGGAGAATGCAACAAGAAATTCCAGACAAGAGGAGCCTCAAATCCTCACAACACAGTTCTTCAGAATCCAATTAGCCATTACATCGACTTCTTTCTTCTTGGATATgttgatcagccttcctctgctCTGCACAATTGCGAAACGTAAAGAGCTAAGCTGCCAGCTCAAGTACATTCTCTTGGTTCATCTCCTAATTTCTGGGGGACTTCTGCTCTTCATCATGGCGATGTACTCCTTCATCCGTGTCAGTTGTTCTGCAGTCTCTGCTACTGTGATGTGTTTACTATATCTAGCCTTCATGGAGGGTTCAATCGTTGTGCAAGTGTGCGTAATAGCTACCATTGCTGTGGACAGGTGCGTTGCTATCCGATGGCCCCTACGATATGAGGCAATCTTCAGCTCCAGAGTTAAGAAGGCCATTGTGATCAGCATCTGGACCTTTGCTTGTTTGCTTTCAATGACTGGTTTTATTGTAGCAGTTTTTGTTGTAGATACAGGTATCTCTATTAAAGATTGTAACCTGCATATTTTAACCTATAAGCAAATTGTCCCTGTTGGGTTGAAAATCACTGCCACTCTTTTTGAAATTGTCCTAATTCCAGGTAGCTTATTGTGCATTATTTGCTGTTTTGTAGTTATCTGCTGTGACATTCGCTACTCAAAGACAGCTAGCCTGAGAACCAGTCATGCCAGAGTCACCATATTGCTACAGGGATTGCATGTAACATTGTACTTTGTACCACTATTAGGTAATGCTTATTTGTATTCTTGTGTAAAATGGAAAGATACCTTTCAACTAATTAATTTGGCTTTAGCTAGTCTAGGTTTATGCATGGTACCTCTGATTTATGGCTATCGGTCTCAGGCTCTTCAACTGCGACTTTGGCACCGTTTACCTACCTTTCATTACAAAATATGGCCAAGAATCTAG